Proteins from a genomic interval of Peromyscus leucopus breed LL Stock chromosome 12, UCI_PerLeu_2.1, whole genome shotgun sequence:
- the Eif4g1 gene encoding eukaryotic translation initiation factor 4 gamma 1 isoform X6 — MNKAPQPTGPPPARSPGLPQPAFPPGQTAPVVFSTPQATQMNTPSQPRQHFYPSRAQPPSSAASRVQSAAPARPGPAAHVYPAGSQVMMIPSQISYSASQGAYYIPGQQYPVQPGAPGFYPGASPTEFGTYAGAYYPAQGVQQFPASVAPAPVLMNQPPQIAPKRERKTIRIRDPNQGGKDITEEIMSGARTASTPTPPQTGGGLEPQPNGESPQVAVIIRPDDRSQGAAIGGRPGLPGPEHSPGTESQPSSPSPTPSPPPILEPGSESNLGVLSIPGDTMTTGMMQMSVEESTPISCEAGEPYCLSPEPTLAEPILEVEVTLSKPIPESEFSSSPLQVSTSLEPHRAETHEPNGMVPSEDLEPEVESSTEPASPPLSACASESPVPIAPTAQPEELLNGAPSPPAVDLSPVSEPEEQAKEVSSVAPATILSATPPVAPSDTSAQEEEMEEEEEGGEGGEAGSEKGAEDPPLDSAPVPAQLSQNSEVAAATQVAVSVPKRRRKIKELNKKEAVGDLLDAFKEVDPAVPEVENQPPTSSNPSPESEGSTVPPQPEEADETWDSKEDKIHNAENIQPGEQKYEYKSDQWKPLNLEEKKRYDREFLLGFQFIFASMQKPEGLPHITDVVLDKANKTPLRALDPSRLPGINCGPDFTPSFANLGRPALNNRGPPRGGPGGELTRGPQAGLGPRRSQQGPRKETRKIISSVIMTEDIKLNKAEKAWKPSSKRTAADKDRGEEDADGSKTQDLFRRVRSILNKLTPQMFQQLMKQVTQLAIDTEERLKGVIDLIFEKAISEPNFSVAYANMCRCLMALKVPTTEKPTVTVNFRKLLLNRCQKEFEKDKDDDEVFEKKQKEMDEAATAEERGRLKEELEEARDIARRRSLGNIKFIGELFKLKMLTEAIMHDCVVKLLKNHDEESLECLCRLLTTIGKDLDFAKAKPRMDQYFNQMEKIIKEKKTSSRIRFMLQDVLDLRQSNWVPRRGDQGPKTIDQIHKEAEMEEHREHIKVQQLMAKGSDKRRGGPPGPPISRGLPLVDDGGWNTVPISKGSRPIDTSRLTKITKPGSIDSNNQLFAPGGRLSWGKGSSGGSGAKPSETASDATRPATSTLNRFSALQQALPAESTDNRRVVQRSSLSRERGEKAGDRGDRLERSERGGDRGDRLDRARTPATKRSFSKEVEERSRERPSQPEGLRKAASLTEDRGRDPVKREATLPPVSPPKAALSEDEVEKKSKAIIEEYLHLNDMKEAVQCVQELASPSLLFIFVRHGIESTLERSTIAREHMGRLLHQLLCAGHLSTAQYYQGLYETLELAEDMEIDIPHVWLYLAELITPILQEDGVPMGELFREITKPLRPMGKATSLLLEILGLLCKSMGPKKVGMLWREAGLSWREFLAEGQDVGSFVAEQKVEYTLGEESEAPGQRALAFDELRRHLEKLLTEGSSNQRVLDWIEANLSEQQIASNTLVRALMTTVCHSAIVFENPLRVDVAVLKVRARLLQKYLSDEQKELQALYALQALVVTLDQPANLLRMFFDALYDEDVVKEDAFYSWEASKDPAEQQGKGVALKSVTAFFNWLREAEEEESDHN, encoded by the exons CACTTCTACCCTAGCCGGGCCCAGCCCCCGAGCAGTGCAGCTTCCCGAGTGCAGAGTGCAGCCCCTGCCCGTCCTGGCCCAGCTGCCCATGTCTACCCTGCTGGATCCCAAGTAATGATGATCCCTTCCCAGATCTCCTATTCAGCCTCCCAAGGAGCCTACTACATCCCTGGACAG CAGTACCCTGTGCAGCCAGGAGCCCCAGGCTTCTATCCGGGTGCAAGCCCTACCGAGTTTGGGACCTACG CTGGTGCCTATTATCCAGCCCAAGGTGTACAGCAGTTTCCTGCTAGCGTGGCTCCTGCCCCAGTTCTGATGAACCAGCCACCCCAGATTGCTCCTAAGAGAGAGCGGAAAACC ATCCGAATTCGAGACCCAAACCAAGGAGGGAAGGATATCACAGAAGAGATCATGTCTGGGGCCCGTACTGCCTCCACGCCCACTCCTCCCCAG ACGGGAGGCGGTCTGGAGCCTCAGCCTAATGGGGAGTCGCCTCAGGTTGCTGTCATTATCCGGCCAG ATGACCGGTCACAGGGAGCAGCCATTGGGGGGCGGCCAGGACTGCCTGGCCCAGAGCACAGCCCTGGCACAGAATCTCAGCCTTCATCGCCTTCTCCAACCCCATCACCACCCCCGATTTTGGAGCCGGGGTCTGAGTCTAACCTTGGAGTCCTCTCTATTCCTGGGGACACTATGACAACGGGGATGATGCAAATGTCTGTAGAAGAATCGACCCCCATCTCTTGTGAAGCTGGGGAGCCATATTGCCTCTCTCCAGAACCCACTCTTGCTGAACCCATCCTGGAAGTAGAAGTGACACTCAGTAAACCCATTCCAGAGTCTGAGTTCTCTTCCAGTCCTCTCCAGGTTTCCACATCCCTGGAGCCTCACAGGGCAGAAACTCATGAGCCCAATGGCATGGTCCCATCTGAGGATCTGGAACCAGAGGTGGAGTCAAGCACAGAGCCAGCTTCTCCCCCTCTTTCAGCTTGTGCTTCAGAATCACCTGTGCCCATTGCTCCAACTGCCCAACCTGAGGAACTGCTCAATGGAGCCCCCTCGCCACCAGCTGTGGACTTAAGCCCGGTCAGTGAGCCAGAGGAACAGGCCAAGGAGGTTTCATCCGTGGCACCAGCCACCATTCTCTCCGCCACTCCACCTGTGGCTCCTTCAGACACCTCTGctcaggaggaagaaatggaggaggaagaagaaggcgGGGAAGGTGGGGAAGCCGGGAGTGAGAAGGGAGCAGAGGACCCTCCCCTCGACAGTGCTCCTGTTCCAGCCCAGTTGTCTCAGAATTCAGAGGTGGCAGCAGCCACCCAAG tgGCAGTATCTGTGCCAAAGAGGAGGCGGAAAATTAAAGAGCTAAATAAGAAGGAGGCTGTGGGTGACCTTCTAGATGCCTTCAAGGAG GTGGACCCAGCAGTACCAGAGGTAGAGAACCAGCCTCCCACAAGCAGCAACCCAAGCCCAGAGTCTGAGGGCAGCACTGTGCCCCCACAGCCTGAGGAAGCAGATGAAACTTGGGACTCTAAGGAAGACAAAATTCACAATGCTGAGAATATCCAGCCTGGGGAACAGAAATATGAGTACAAGTCAG ATCAGTGGAAGCCTCTGAACCTTGAAGAAAAGAAGCGATATGACAGGGAATTCCTTCTGGGCTTTCAGTTTATCTTTGCCAGTATGCAGAAACCAGAAGGATTGCCCCATATCACTGATGTGGTCCTGGACAAG GCCAATAAAACTCCACTTCGGGCGCTGGATCCCTCCAGACTACCTGGCATAAACTGCGGCCCAGATTTCACCCCGTCCTTTGCGAACCTTGGCAGACCAGCCCTAAACAACCGTGGGCCCCCAAGGGGTGGGCCAGGTGGGGAGCTGACCCGAGGGCCG caggctggcctgggacccaGGCGATCTCAACAGGGCCCACGAAAGGAAACACGAAAGATCATTTCTTCGGTGATAATGACTGAAGACATAAAACTGAACAAAGCCGAGAAGGCCTGGAAACCCAGTAGCAAACGGACAGCCGCTGATAAGGATCGAGGGGAAGAGGATGCTGATGGAAGCAAAACCCAG GACCTGTTCCGCAGGGTGCGCTCCATCCTGAATAAGCTGACACCCCAGATGTTCCAGCAGCTGATGAAGCAAGTGACACAGCTGGCCATTGACACTGAGGAACGCCTCAAAGGAGTTATTGACCTCATCTTTGAGAAAGCCATTTCAGAGCCCAACTTCTCTGTGGCTTACGCCAACATGTGCCGCTGCCTCATGGCG CTGAAAGTGCCCACTACAGAAAAGCCAACAGTGACTGTGAATTTTCGAAAACTGTTGTTAAATCGATGCCAGAAGGAATTTGAGAAAGACAAAGATGATGATGAAGTttttgaaaaaaagcaaaaagagatgGATGAAGCTGCTACG GCAGAAGAACGGGGACGCCTGAAAGAAGAGCTAGAAGAGGCCCGGGACATAGCTCGGCGGCGCTCTTTAGGGAATATTAAGTTCATCGGAGAGTTATTCAAGCTGAAGATGTTAACAGAAGCAATAATGCATGACTGTGTGGTCAAACTACTTAAGAACCATGATGAAGAGTCCCTGGAATGCCTCTGCCGCCTCCTCACCACTATTGGCAAAGACCTGGACTTTGCCAAAGCCAAG CCTCGAATGGATCAGTATTTCAACCAAATGgaaaaaatcattaaagaaaagaagaccTCATCTCGAATCCGTTTTATGCTGCAGGATGTACTGGATCTGCGGCAG AGCAATTGGGTGCCACGCCGAGGGGATCAGGGTCCCAAGACTATTGATCAGATCCACAAGGAGGCTGAGATGGAAGAGCACCGAGAACATATCAAAGTGCAGCAGCTCATGGCCAAGGGCAGCGACAAGCGTCGGGGTGGCCCTCCAGGCCCGCCCATCA GCCGTGGCCTTCCACTTGTGGATGATGGTGGCTGGAATACAGTCCCCATTAGCAAAGGCAGCCGCCCCATTGACACCTCACGGCTCACCAAGATCACAAAG CCTGGGTCCATCGATTCTAACAACCAGCTCTTTGCACCGGGAGGGCGACTGAGTTGGGGCAAGGGCAGCAGCGGGGGCTCAGGAGCCAAGCCCTCAGAGACAG CTTCAGATGCCACTCGTCCAGCTACTAGTACCTTGAATCGCTTTTCTGCTCTTCAACAAGCATTACCTGCAGAGAGCACAGATAACAGGCGTGTGGTACAGAG GAGTAGCTTAAGCCGGGAACGAGGTGAGAAGGCTGGGGACCGGGGAGACCGACTAGAGCGGAGTGAGCGGGGAGGTGACCGTGGGGACCGACTTGATCGTGCCAGAACACCAGCCACCAAGCGAAGTTTTAGCAAGGAAGTGGAGGAGCGGAGTAGAGAGCGGCCTTCCCAGCCCGAAGGACTGCGCAAGGCAGCTAGCCTCACAGAAGATCGCGGTCGGGATCCTG TGAAGCGGGAAGCCACCCTACCTCCGGTGAGCCCTCCAAAGGCTGCACTCTCTGAGGATGAGGTGGAGAAGAAATCTAAGGCCATCATTGAGGAATATCTCCATCTCAATGACATGAAG GAGGCAGTTCAGTGTGTCCAGGAGCTGGCCTCACCCTCCTTGCTCTTCATCTTCGTGCGGCATGGCATCGAGTCCACGCTGGAGCGGAGCACCATTGCTCGTGAGCATATGGGCCGGCTGCTGCACCAGCTGCTCTGCGCAGGGCACCTCTCGACGGCCCAGTACTATCAAGG GCTATATGAAACACTAGAATTGGCTGAGGACATGGAAATTGACATCCCTCATGTATGGCTCTACCTGGCAGAACTGATAACACCCATTCTCCAGGAAGATGGGGTGCCTATGGGAGAGCTCTTTAG GGAAATTACGAAGCCTCTGAGACCCATGGGCAAAGCTACTTCTTTATTGCTGGAGATCCTGGGTCTCTTATGCAAGAGCATG GGTCCCAAAAAGGTGGGGATGCTGTGGCGAGAGGCTGGGCTGAGCTGGAGGGAATTTCTAGCAGAAGGCCAAGACGTTGGCTCATTTGTGGCTGAACAG AAGGTGGAATATACCTTGGGAGAAGAGTCTGAAGCTCCTGGCCAGAGGGCACTTGCCTTTGATGAGCTGCGAAGGCACTTGGAGAAGCTGCTCACGGAGGGCAGCAGCAACCAGCGGGTGTTGGACTGGATAGAG GCCAACCTGAGTGAGCAGCAGATAGCATCCAATACATTAGTTCGAGCCCTCATGACAACTGTCTGTCATTCTGCAATTGTCT TTGAGAATCCTCTCCGAGTGGATGTTGCAGTGTTGAAAGTGCGAGCGAGACTGCTGCAGAAATACTTGAGTGACGAGCAGAAGGAGCTACAAGCACTCTACGCCCTCCAGGCCCTTGTAGTGACCTTAGACCAGCCTGCCA ACCTGCTGCGGATGTTCTTTGATGCTCTGTACGATGAGGACGTGGTGAAGGAGGACGCTTTCTACAGCTGGGAGGCCAGCAAGGACCCCGCCGAGCAGCAGGGCAAGGGCGTGGCCCTCAAGTCTGTCACCGCCTTCTTCAACTGGCTCCgcgaggctgaggaggaggagtctGACCACAACTGA
- the Eif4g1 gene encoding eukaryotic translation initiation factor 4 gamma 1 isoform X4, giving the protein MNKAPQPTGPPPARSPGLPQPAFPPGQTAPVVFSTPQATQMNTPSQPRQHFYPSRAQPPSSAASRVQSAAPARPGPAAHVYPAGSQVMMIPSQISYSASQGAYYIPGQGRSTYVVPTQQYPVQPGAPGFYPGASPTEFGTYAGAYYPAQGVQQFPASVAPAPVLMNQPPQIAPKRERKTIRIRDPNQGGKDITEEIMSGARTASTPTPPQTGGGLEPQPNGESPQVAVIIRPDDRSQGAAIGGRPGLPGPEHSPGTESQPSSPSPTPSPPPILEPGSESNLGVLSIPGDTMTTGMMQMSVEESTPISCEAGEPYCLSPEPTLAEPILEVEVTLSKPIPESEFSSSPLQVSTSLEPHRAETHEPNGMVPSEDLEPEVESSTEPASPPLSACASESPVPIAPTAQPEELLNGAPSPPAVDLSPVSEPEEQAKEVSSVAPATILSATPPVAPSDTSAQEEEMEEEEEGGEGGEAGSEKGAEDPPLDSAPVPAQLSQNSEVAAATQVAVSVPKRRRKIKELNKKEAVGDLLDAFKEVDPAVPEVENQPPTSSNPSPESEGSTVPPQPEEADETWDSKEDKIHNAENIQPGEQKYEYKSDQWKPLNLEEKKRYDREFLLGFQFIFASMQKPEGLPHITDVVLDKANKTPLRALDPSRLPGINCGPDFTPSFANLGRPALNNRGPPRGGPGGELTRGPAGLGPRRSQQGPRKETRKIISSVIMTEDIKLNKAEKAWKPSSKRTAADKDRGEEDADGSKTQDLFRRVRSILNKLTPQMFQQLMKQVTQLAIDTEERLKGVIDLIFEKAISEPNFSVAYANMCRCLMALKVPTTEKPTVTVNFRKLLLNRCQKEFEKDKDDDEVFEKKQKEMDEAATAEERGRLKEELEEARDIARRRSLGNIKFIGELFKLKMLTEAIMHDCVVKLLKNHDEESLECLCRLLTTIGKDLDFAKAKPRMDQYFNQMEKIIKEKKTSSRIRFMLQDVLDLRQSNWVPRRGDQGPKTIDQIHKEAEMEEHREHIKVQQLMAKGSDKRRGGPPGPPISRGLPLVDDGGWNTVPISKGSRPIDTSRLTKITKPGSIDSNNQLFAPGGRLSWGKGSSGGSGAKPSETASDATRPATSTLNRFSALQQALPAESTDNRRVVQRSSLSRERGEKAGDRGDRLERSERGGDRGDRLDRARTPATKRSFSKEVEERSRERPSQPEGLRKAASLTEDRGRDPVKREATLPPVSPPKAALSEDEVEKKSKAIIEEYLHLNDMKEAVQCVQELASPSLLFIFVRHGIESTLERSTIAREHMGRLLHQLLCAGHLSTAQYYQGLYETLELAEDMEIDIPHVWLYLAELITPILQEDGVPMGELFREITKPLRPMGKATSLLLEILGLLCKSMGPKKVGMLWREAGLSWREFLAEGQDVGSFVAEQKVEYTLGEESEAPGQRALAFDELRRHLEKLLTEGSSNQRVLDWIEANLSEQQIASNTLVRALMTTVCHSAIVFENPLRVDVAVLKVRARLLQKYLSDEQKELQALYALQALVVTLDQPANLLRMFFDALYDEDVVKEDAFYSWEASKDPAEQQGKGVALKSVTAFFNWLREAEEEESDHN; this is encoded by the exons CACTTCTACCCTAGCCGGGCCCAGCCCCCGAGCAGTGCAGCTTCCCGAGTGCAGAGTGCAGCCCCTGCCCGTCCTGGCCCAGCTGCCCATGTCTACCCTGCTGGATCCCAAGTAATGATGATCCCTTCCCAGATCTCCTATTCAGCCTCCCAAGGAGCCTACTACATCCCTGGACAG GGGCGTTCCACATATGTTGTCCCAACACAGCAGTACCCTGTGCAGCCAGGAGCCCCAGGCTTCTATCCGGGTGCAAGCCCTACCGAGTTTGGGACCTACG CTGGTGCCTATTATCCAGCCCAAGGTGTACAGCAGTTTCCTGCTAGCGTGGCTCCTGCCCCAGTTCTGATGAACCAGCCACCCCAGATTGCTCCTAAGAGAGAGCGGAAAACC ATCCGAATTCGAGACCCAAACCAAGGAGGGAAGGATATCACAGAAGAGATCATGTCTGGGGCCCGTACTGCCTCCACGCCCACTCCTCCCCAG ACGGGAGGCGGTCTGGAGCCTCAGCCTAATGGGGAGTCGCCTCAGGTTGCTGTCATTATCCGGCCAG ATGACCGGTCACAGGGAGCAGCCATTGGGGGGCGGCCAGGACTGCCTGGCCCAGAGCACAGCCCTGGCACAGAATCTCAGCCTTCATCGCCTTCTCCAACCCCATCACCACCCCCGATTTTGGAGCCGGGGTCTGAGTCTAACCTTGGAGTCCTCTCTATTCCTGGGGACACTATGACAACGGGGATGATGCAAATGTCTGTAGAAGAATCGACCCCCATCTCTTGTGAAGCTGGGGAGCCATATTGCCTCTCTCCAGAACCCACTCTTGCTGAACCCATCCTGGAAGTAGAAGTGACACTCAGTAAACCCATTCCAGAGTCTGAGTTCTCTTCCAGTCCTCTCCAGGTTTCCACATCCCTGGAGCCTCACAGGGCAGAAACTCATGAGCCCAATGGCATGGTCCCATCTGAGGATCTGGAACCAGAGGTGGAGTCAAGCACAGAGCCAGCTTCTCCCCCTCTTTCAGCTTGTGCTTCAGAATCACCTGTGCCCATTGCTCCAACTGCCCAACCTGAGGAACTGCTCAATGGAGCCCCCTCGCCACCAGCTGTGGACTTAAGCCCGGTCAGTGAGCCAGAGGAACAGGCCAAGGAGGTTTCATCCGTGGCACCAGCCACCATTCTCTCCGCCACTCCACCTGTGGCTCCTTCAGACACCTCTGctcaggaggaagaaatggaggaggaagaagaaggcgGGGAAGGTGGGGAAGCCGGGAGTGAGAAGGGAGCAGAGGACCCTCCCCTCGACAGTGCTCCTGTTCCAGCCCAGTTGTCTCAGAATTCAGAGGTGGCAGCAGCCACCCAAG tgGCAGTATCTGTGCCAAAGAGGAGGCGGAAAATTAAAGAGCTAAATAAGAAGGAGGCTGTGGGTGACCTTCTAGATGCCTTCAAGGAG GTGGACCCAGCAGTACCAGAGGTAGAGAACCAGCCTCCCACAAGCAGCAACCCAAGCCCAGAGTCTGAGGGCAGCACTGTGCCCCCACAGCCTGAGGAAGCAGATGAAACTTGGGACTCTAAGGAAGACAAAATTCACAATGCTGAGAATATCCAGCCTGGGGAACAGAAATATGAGTACAAGTCAG ATCAGTGGAAGCCTCTGAACCTTGAAGAAAAGAAGCGATATGACAGGGAATTCCTTCTGGGCTTTCAGTTTATCTTTGCCAGTATGCAGAAACCAGAAGGATTGCCCCATATCACTGATGTGGTCCTGGACAAG GCCAATAAAACTCCACTTCGGGCGCTGGATCCCTCCAGACTACCTGGCATAAACTGCGGCCCAGATTTCACCCCGTCCTTTGCGAACCTTGGCAGACCAGCCCTAAACAACCGTGGGCCCCCAAGGGGTGGGCCAGGTGGGGAGCTGACCCGAGGGCCG gctggcctgggacccaGGCGATCTCAACAGGGCCCACGAAAGGAAACACGAAAGATCATTTCTTCGGTGATAATGACTGAAGACATAAAACTGAACAAAGCCGAGAAGGCCTGGAAACCCAGTAGCAAACGGACAGCCGCTGATAAGGATCGAGGGGAAGAGGATGCTGATGGAAGCAAAACCCAG GACCTGTTCCGCAGGGTGCGCTCCATCCTGAATAAGCTGACACCCCAGATGTTCCAGCAGCTGATGAAGCAAGTGACACAGCTGGCCATTGACACTGAGGAACGCCTCAAAGGAGTTATTGACCTCATCTTTGAGAAAGCCATTTCAGAGCCCAACTTCTCTGTGGCTTACGCCAACATGTGCCGCTGCCTCATGGCG CTGAAAGTGCCCACTACAGAAAAGCCAACAGTGACTGTGAATTTTCGAAAACTGTTGTTAAATCGATGCCAGAAGGAATTTGAGAAAGACAAAGATGATGATGAAGTttttgaaaaaaagcaaaaagagatgGATGAAGCTGCTACG GCAGAAGAACGGGGACGCCTGAAAGAAGAGCTAGAAGAGGCCCGGGACATAGCTCGGCGGCGCTCTTTAGGGAATATTAAGTTCATCGGAGAGTTATTCAAGCTGAAGATGTTAACAGAAGCAATAATGCATGACTGTGTGGTCAAACTACTTAAGAACCATGATGAAGAGTCCCTGGAATGCCTCTGCCGCCTCCTCACCACTATTGGCAAAGACCTGGACTTTGCCAAAGCCAAG CCTCGAATGGATCAGTATTTCAACCAAATGgaaaaaatcattaaagaaaagaagaccTCATCTCGAATCCGTTTTATGCTGCAGGATGTACTGGATCTGCGGCAG AGCAATTGGGTGCCACGCCGAGGGGATCAGGGTCCCAAGACTATTGATCAGATCCACAAGGAGGCTGAGATGGAAGAGCACCGAGAACATATCAAAGTGCAGCAGCTCATGGCCAAGGGCAGCGACAAGCGTCGGGGTGGCCCTCCAGGCCCGCCCATCA GCCGTGGCCTTCCACTTGTGGATGATGGTGGCTGGAATACAGTCCCCATTAGCAAAGGCAGCCGCCCCATTGACACCTCACGGCTCACCAAGATCACAAAG CCTGGGTCCATCGATTCTAACAACCAGCTCTTTGCACCGGGAGGGCGACTGAGTTGGGGCAAGGGCAGCAGCGGGGGCTCAGGAGCCAAGCCCTCAGAGACAG CTTCAGATGCCACTCGTCCAGCTACTAGTACCTTGAATCGCTTTTCTGCTCTTCAACAAGCATTACCTGCAGAGAGCACAGATAACAGGCGTGTGGTACAGAG GAGTAGCTTAAGCCGGGAACGAGGTGAGAAGGCTGGGGACCGGGGAGACCGACTAGAGCGGAGTGAGCGGGGAGGTGACCGTGGGGACCGACTTGATCGTGCCAGAACACCAGCCACCAAGCGAAGTTTTAGCAAGGAAGTGGAGGAGCGGAGTAGAGAGCGGCCTTCCCAGCCCGAAGGACTGCGCAAGGCAGCTAGCCTCACAGAAGATCGCGGTCGGGATCCTG TGAAGCGGGAAGCCACCCTACCTCCGGTGAGCCCTCCAAAGGCTGCACTCTCTGAGGATGAGGTGGAGAAGAAATCTAAGGCCATCATTGAGGAATATCTCCATCTCAATGACATGAAG GAGGCAGTTCAGTGTGTCCAGGAGCTGGCCTCACCCTCCTTGCTCTTCATCTTCGTGCGGCATGGCATCGAGTCCACGCTGGAGCGGAGCACCATTGCTCGTGAGCATATGGGCCGGCTGCTGCACCAGCTGCTCTGCGCAGGGCACCTCTCGACGGCCCAGTACTATCAAGG GCTATATGAAACACTAGAATTGGCTGAGGACATGGAAATTGACATCCCTCATGTATGGCTCTACCTGGCAGAACTGATAACACCCATTCTCCAGGAAGATGGGGTGCCTATGGGAGAGCTCTTTAG GGAAATTACGAAGCCTCTGAGACCCATGGGCAAAGCTACTTCTTTATTGCTGGAGATCCTGGGTCTCTTATGCAAGAGCATG GGTCCCAAAAAGGTGGGGATGCTGTGGCGAGAGGCTGGGCTGAGCTGGAGGGAATTTCTAGCAGAAGGCCAAGACGTTGGCTCATTTGTGGCTGAACAG AAGGTGGAATATACCTTGGGAGAAGAGTCTGAAGCTCCTGGCCAGAGGGCACTTGCCTTTGATGAGCTGCGAAGGCACTTGGAGAAGCTGCTCACGGAGGGCAGCAGCAACCAGCGGGTGTTGGACTGGATAGAG GCCAACCTGAGTGAGCAGCAGATAGCATCCAATACATTAGTTCGAGCCCTCATGACAACTGTCTGTCATTCTGCAATTGTCT TTGAGAATCCTCTCCGAGTGGATGTTGCAGTGTTGAAAGTGCGAGCGAGACTGCTGCAGAAATACTTGAGTGACGAGCAGAAGGAGCTACAAGCACTCTACGCCCTCCAGGCCCTTGTAGTGACCTTAGACCAGCCTGCCA ACCTGCTGCGGATGTTCTTTGATGCTCTGTACGATGAGGACGTGGTGAAGGAGGACGCTTTCTACAGCTGGGAGGCCAGCAAGGACCCCGCCGAGCAGCAGGGCAAGGGCGTGGCCCTCAAGTCTGTCACCGCCTTCTTCAACTGGCTCCgcgaggctgaggaggaggagtctGACCACAACTGA